A section of the Leminorella richardii genome encodes:
- a CDS encoding M20 aminoacylase family protein, protein MNQEQLKQQLIEWRHYLHAHPESAFEEQNTSDFIAEKLEQMGIEVHRQIGKTGLVGVLKCGDGDGVIGIRADIDSIQLTEQGDRPYRSTTPNRMHGCGHDGHTSIALGAARLLLERRNFNGTVCFVFQPAEEPGYGANAMMEDGLLERFGIQEIYGLHNMPGMKAGTISTRVGGIMASEDNFVIKIRGQGSHAARPHMSRDPLVIAAEIIMALQTVVSRNVDPNVPAVISCTELHTDGIRNAIPTHVEIKGDTRSYSPEVQDLLETRMRVISESLCAMNGAECEFSYTHEFAPTVNWESCVNVAVEAAKRVVGEDSVNGSVQQMMISEDFGAFLQKIPGCFVFLGNGDDTDAKGSTPLHNACYDFNDDILLTGAEYFAEIVKIRLPK, encoded by the coding sequence ATGAATCAGGAACAGCTAAAGCAGCAGTTAATCGAGTGGCGTCACTACCTGCATGCTCACCCGGAAAGCGCCTTTGAAGAGCAGAATACCTCGGACTTTATTGCCGAAAAGCTCGAACAAATGGGGATTGAGGTACATCGGCAGATCGGTAAAACAGGGCTGGTGGGGGTACTGAAGTGCGGAGACGGTGACGGTGTTATCGGCATTCGGGCCGATATTGATTCCATCCAGTTGACTGAGCAGGGGGACAGACCCTACCGCTCAACTACCCCTAACCGCATGCACGGATGCGGTCACGACGGCCATACGTCTATCGCGCTGGGGGCAGCTCGGCTGCTGTTAGAGCGAAGAAACTTCAACGGCACTGTGTGCTTTGTATTTCAGCCCGCAGAAGAGCCGGGCTACGGCGCTAACGCCATGATGGAAGACGGCCTGCTGGAGCGCTTTGGCATTCAGGAGATTTACGGCTTGCACAATATGCCCGGCATGAAGGCGGGTACAATCTCAACTCGCGTTGGCGGCATTATGGCCAGCGAGGACAACTTCGTTATCAAGATTAGGGGTCAGGGCTCACATGCCGCTCGCCCACACATGAGCAGAGATCCGCTGGTTATCGCTGCTGAAATTATTATGGCACTGCAAACGGTGGTGTCTCGTAACGTAGATCCTAATGTGCCCGCTGTGATCTCCTGTACTGAACTACACACCGACGGTATTCGCAACGCAATCCCCACTCATGTAGAAATCAAGGGCGATACGCGCAGCTACTCGCCAGAGGTTCAGGATCTGCTGGAAACGCGCATGCGGGTAATCAGCGAGAGCCTGTGCGCAATGAACGGTGCGGAGTGTGAATTCTCTTATACCCACGAGTTTGCGCCGACGGTCAACTGGGAGTCCTGTGTTAACGTTGCGGTGGAGGCGGCGAAGCGGGTTGTTGGTGAAGATAGCGTCAACGGCAGTGTGCAGCAGATGATGATTTCGGAAGATTTCGGTGCCTTCCTGCAAAAAATCCCCGGCTGCTTTGTCTTTTTAGGCAATGGTGATGATACCGATGCTAAAGGCAGCACTCCCTTACACAACGCCTGCTATGACTTCAATGACGATATTTTACTCACTGGCGCAGAGTATTTTGCTGAAATAGTGAAGATTCGCTTGCCAAAATAA